In Scomber japonicus isolate fScoJap1 chromosome 19, fScoJap1.pri, whole genome shotgun sequence, a single genomic region encodes these proteins:
- the LOC128379873 gene encoding E3 SUMO-protein ligase ZBED1-like, which yields MNPSQKLVCNAINWPRTLSVAFRHLANQMQPWTLGPCMRTPGVTKMAEAGGEHARDAEETLVPKTNSTSAIWQYFGFKKEDNLQSQVLCRTCRAVVATSRGNTTNLHHHLLHHHKELHEQFKASQSRAPSSSKATRPSLQQQSIAQSFVRLTPYEKSSKRHIEITEAITHCLAKDMMPTNTVTRPGFLSLVHKLDRRYEVPSRTYFSDVAIPNLYEKCRTTVESELDQVEYFACTTDLWSSRTTEPYISLTVHFLDREFQLKTRCLQTQYFPGEHTGENIAYGLREALTSWHLGEEQLTCVTTDNGANVVKAIELNHWVRLQCFGHRLHLAIENALKDDRRIARATGLCKKMVGHFSHSWKQKTALRRAQQKHNLPEHALVTECPTRWGSKQKMMGRILEQQRALSDVLSADRKTRHLDPSWQDLETSVLAGKEGDTDLTKDIKAKILDYMNTKYDDPATQELLDVASFMDPRFKSSYISVEKVQDIKTRVMSEMKDTSQKEGEDSQAKSVNPPIDKRAKPSLGSLLKSNPGPTSTTFDMQMEQAIEAEVNSYLLSPTIDSEADPLTWWKLHHLTYPKLSKLARRYLCIPATSSPSERLFSTSGNVVTCQRACLKPTKVNMLVFLAKNLP from the exons ATGAACCCATCGCAAAAGCTGGTCTGTAATGCGATAAATTGGCCACGCACACTCAGCGTGGCATTCCGACATTTGGCCAATCAGATGCAGCCCTGGACACTCGGGCCATGCATGCGCACACCTGGAGTGACGAAGATGGCGGAGGCAGGAGGAGAGCATGCGAGGGATGCGGAGGAAACGCTTGTGCCAAAAACAAATAGCACCTCTGCTATTTGGCAGTACTTCGGATTCAAAAAAGAAGACAACCTACAGAGTCAGGTATTGTGCAGGACCTGCAGGGCGGTTGTTGCAACATCCAGAGGTAACACCACCAACCTCCATCACCACCTGCTGCACCACCATAAAGAGCTGCACGAGCAGTTCAAGGCCAGTCAATCGAGAGCGCCTAGCAGCAGTAAAGCAACGCGACCATCACTGCAGCAACAGTCCATTGCTCAGAGTTTTGTGAGACTGACTCCATATGAAAAGTCCTCTAAACGACACATTGAAATAACAGAGGCCATAACCCACTGTTTGGCGAAGGATATGATGCCCACTAACACCGTGACCAGACCCGGATTTCTGAGTCTAGTTCACAAACTCGATCGACGATATGAGGTGCCATCACGGACTTATTTTTCTGATGTTGCTATTCCAAATCTGTATGAAAAGTGCAGGACGACGGTGGAGTCGGAGCTGGACCAGGTCGAGTACTTTGCCTGCACCACAGACCTCTGGTCCAGCCGAACCACAGAGCCCTACATCAGTCTCACTGTACACTTTTTGGACCGGGAATTTCAGCTGAAAACACGGTGTCTCCAGACACAGTATTTTCCAGGAGAACACACCGGCGAGAACATTGCTTATGGGTTACGTGAAGCTTTGACCAGCTGGCATCTCGGAGAGGAGCAACTAACCTGTGTGACCACTGACAACGGAGCAAATGTTGTTAAGGCCATCGAGCTTAACCACTGGGTCAGACTACAGTGTTTTGGGCACCGGCTGCATCTCGCTATCG aaAATGCTCTTAAAGATGACAGGCGCATTGCCCGTGCTACTGGGCTGTGCAAAAAAATGGTGGGACATTTCTCCCACAGTTGGAAGCAGAAGACAGCTCTCAGGAGAGCACAACAGAAGCACAACCTTCCAGAGCATGCCCTTGTCACTGAATGCCCAACCAGGTGGGGctcaaaacagaaaatgatggGGAGGATCTTGGAGCAGCAGCGGGCCTTATCTGATGTCCTCTCAGCAGACCGAAAAACACGGCATCTGGATCCCTCCTGGCAAGACCTGGAG ACATCAGTTCTTGCAGGAAAAGAAGGTGACACAGATTTAACCAAGGATATCAAAGCAAAAATCCTGGACTACATGAATACAAAATATGATGACCCAGCAACACAAGAACTTCTAGATGTTGCATCATTCATGGACCCCAGGTTCAAGAGCAGCTACATCAGTGTCGAGAAGGTCCAAGACATCAAGACCAGGGTGATGTCGGAGATGAAGGATACATCGCAGAAG gAGGGAGAAGATTCTCAGGCCAAAAGTGTAAATCCACCCATCGACAAGAGGGCAAAACCATCACTGGGCAGTTTGCTCAAAAGTAATCCAGGTCCAACCTCCACCACATTCGACATGCAGATGGAGCAAGCTATTGAAGCTGAAGTCAACAGCTACCTACTGTCCCCCACCATTGACAGTGAGGCAGACCCGTTGACTTGGTGGAAACTCCACCACTTGACTTACCCGAAGCTGAGTAAACTAGCTCGGCGGTATCTGTGTATACCTGCCACTAGCTCACCCTCAGAGAGGCTCTTTAGCACATCAGGGAATGTGGTAACATGTCAGCGTGCATGTTTGAAACCTACCAAAGTTAACATGTTGGTGTTCTTGGCTAAGAACTTGCCCTGA
- the LOC128379874 gene encoding beta-1,3-galactosyl-O-glycosyl-glycoprotein beta-1,6-N-acetylglucosaminyltransferase 4-like gives MGQFSSTVGRLICGVPQGALRRPVAVHGLRLKMRCSFRRLRREQCVLFLLLSLLALCFLLLKQNVPVGSLHPTALPDDIQTFHTHNIDCSAIYDMDPMEVGKSLIIRRKQNVEDADEKLINLTKNCSLFIKSRGYDKVCLTEEEKDFPLAYSLVVHKSAVMVERLIRAVYSPNNIYCIHYDQKSSAQFTAAMEGLAQCLPNVFIASKRETVYYTTITRLKADLNCLSDLLASQVKWKYVINLCGQDFPLRSNIELVYELKKLNGTNMLETSRPSEQKKERFTFHYELKDVDSTFKKSLEKTEQLKTPPPHGIEMFVGNAYFVLSRDFIVHVDSSVVVKDFLGWSEDTFSPDEHYWATLVRLPGVPGEVPRSQPDITDLMSKTRLVKWHYLEENLYPPCSGEHVRSVCIYGAAEMYWLLNYGHWFANKFDPTVDPIIIQCLEEKLKEKQKLFQSAASTTCRKG, from the exons ATGGGCCAGTTTTCCTCCACAGTGGGCCGTCTGATCTGCGGAGTCCCCCAGGG GGCGCTCCGCAGACCGGTAGCTGTACATGGATTAAG ACTGAAAATGAGATGCTCATTTCGGCGACTAAGAAGAGAGCAGTGCGTCCTTTTCCTACTCCTGTCACTGCTGGCTCTCTGTTTCCTACTATTGAAGCAAAACGTGCCCGTTGGATCTTTGCATCCTACAGCTCTTCCAGATGACATCcagacatttcacacacacaatattgacTGCTCGGCCATATATGACATGGACCCGATGGAAGTGGGTAAATCGCTGATCATCAGGAGGAAACAAAATGTGGAGGACGCAGATGAAAAGCTGATTAATCTCACCAAAAACTgctctttattcatcaaatcCAGAGGTTATGACAAAGTGTGCCTCactgaggaggagaaagactTCCCCCTTGCTTATTCTTTAGTTGTGCATAAATCTGCAGTGATGGTGGAGAGACTCATCAGAGCAGTTTACTCACCGAATAACATCTACTGTATCCACTATGATCAGAAGTCTTCAGCTCAGTTTACTGCAGCCATGGAGGGTTTAGCACAGTGTTTACCCAACGTCTTCATCGCCTCCAAGCGAGAAACCGTCTATTATACAACCATCACTCGACTAAAAGCCGACCTGAACTGTCTCTCTGATCTTTTGGCATCGCAAGTCAAGTGGAAGTATGTCATCAACCTCTGCGGCCAAGATTTCCCCCTCAGATCCAACATAGAGCTGGTGTACGAACTGAAGAAGTTAAATGGCACAAATATGTTGGAGACGAGTCGACCGTCTGAGCAGAAGAAAGAGAGGTTCACCTTTCACTACGAGCTGAAAGATGTCGACTCTACGTTTAAAAAATCCCTGGAGAAAACGGAGCAACTTAAAACCCCGCCGCCTCATGGTATCGAGATGTTCGTTGGCAATGCCTACTTCGTCTTGTCACGTGACTTTATTGTGCACGTGGACTCCTCCGTTGTGGTGAAAGATTTTTTGGGGTGGTCAGAGGACACTTTCTCACCTGATGAACACTACTGGGCCACACTTGTACGACTGCCTGGCGTACCTGGGGAAGTTCCCAGATCCCAGCCTGATATCACTGACCTGATGAGTAAGACCAGGCTGGTGAAGTGGCATTACCTGGAGGAGAACCTCTACCCACCTTGCTCAGGAGAACACGTTCgcagtgtgtgtatttatggtgCAGCGGAGATGTATTGGTTACTGAACTATGGTCACTGGTTCGCCAATAAGTTTGACCCCACGGTGGACCCCATTATCATTCAGTGCCTCGAGGAGaagctgaaagaaaaacaaaagcttttCCAATCAGCGGCATCAACAACCTGTCGGAAGGGATAa